AACGGACGCCGCCGATCTGTTCGCAGCACAGGAGTCTCTGGAGCTGAGTACGCCGAGCAGGCGAACGTCCAGTGCCGATCCGGATCTCGTCCTCGAGGCCTGGGGAGAACTTCAGATCATGACGGAGGAACGCTTCTATCAGGCCGCCTCTGCCGGCATTTCCAGCCGCCACATAGAACAAGACACCGGATCTCCTACCGATCCTTGTGCAAGGGCTCCCGAGGAGGAGCCTGGGCCGGTCCAACTGCCCGAGCCGGGCCTCGTCGCGGCTGCCTGCCCCGTGGCTGGTGAATTCGGCGTTAAGCTCAGGACAGAGGCGGACGTCATCGAGGTCGGCCGCCTGATGCGCGGCGGGATCGGGGCGCATCCCTCCGCCTGGAGCGAGGCCTGTGAAGCCCTCGGCCCGTTCCGGGCCTCGGTGCTCGTGCTGATCGTCGCGCAGCTGCACGACGACGACGTGCAGCGGGGTGAGATTCGCATCCGGAATCCGGGCGGCTACTTCCGGCAACTCGTCCGCCTGTGTTCCGAAGGCCGCTACGGGCTCGAAGCAGAACTCATGGCGATGCGCAGGAGGAAGATGACGTGAGCCGAGCGGGACGGCGTCGCCCGGGACGGATTTCTCGAGGGCTCCTTTGGCCGGCGGCTGGTCCGCGCTTTGCGGCCCGGTGTCGGTCTGAGGCGAGGGTCGTGCACGCGTCCCCTGCCCTGCTTTCAGGAGCCGCACTCGGGGATCGTCGGCCGCGCCTGGGGCTGGACACATCCGCGCGAATCGGGCTCACCCTATCGTTTGCGGTGAACTGGGCATTTCGACCGTTTCACCGTGAACGAGACAGGGCCGATGAACCAGCATCTCTCCGGCGGGCCACTGGCGCCTGCGCCAAATCAGACTGCCGGCGACGATGCTCGCCTGCTCGGTGCGAAACTGCGCGAGATCGCGTCCGTCGTATTCTCGCCGTCCGAGGCCAAGACGCTTCGGCGTTTCACCTCCGGCGAGGTCGCGCGCATCCTGGGCGTCACCGACAGCCGGATCCGGCAACTCTCCCCCGACCTTCTCGTCTCCGAGCCCGAAGTCGCCCCGGGTGGACGGCGGATGTACACGCTGGCCGACATTCACGCCCTGCGCGCGCATCTCGATGAGATCGACCGCGTCGGGCGCCGCTACCTGCCACACCGCGATCCCGACAAGGGTGAGCACCTGCAGATCATCGCCTGCGTCAACTTCAAGGGCGGCTCGGGCAAGACAACGACGGCCGCGCATCTCGCGCAGTCGCTCGTGCTGCGCGGCTACCGCGTGCTGGCGGTCGACCTCGATCCGCAGGCCAGTCTCTCCACGCTGCTCGGCGTCCGACCCGAGAACGAGCGCGAGCCCTACCGCACCATCTACGATGCGATCCGCTACGGCGAGGAGCGGTGCGGCCTCGGCGCGGTCATCCGGGAGACCTACTTCACGGGACTCGACCTGGTCCCGGCGGATCTGGAACTTGAGGTCTTCGAGTTCGAGGCGCCCAACCACATGGCGCGGCGGAAGGCGAACGATCCCGAGCCGCCCTTCTTCGTGCGGGCCGGCCTCGCGCTTGAGGAAGTCGCGGACCGCTACGACGTCGTCGTGATCGATTGTCCGCCGCGCCTCGGCTACCTCACCATCGCGGCTCTCTGCGCTTCGACCTCGCTCCTCATCACGATCCATCCGCAGATGCTCGATGTCTCGAGCATGCGCCAGTTCCTCACGATGATGGACGAGCTGATGGAGCCGGTCCGGGAGCAGGGGGGTGTGCGCACCCACGACTGGTTCCGCTACCTCGTCACGCGCTTCGAGCCGCAGGACACCCCGCAGACCGAGGTGGTCGCGATGCTGCGCGGCCTGTTCGGCGAGCGCGTTCTGACCAAAGCCATGCTGCAGTCGGCCGCGGTGTCGAACTCGGGCCTGCGCGGCCAGACCGTGTACGAGACACCGCTGCGCCGCGACGAGGTGACGGGCTCGACCTACCGCCGCGCGCTCGACGCGCTCGACGCGGTCAACAGCGAGATCGAGACCTTGATCGCACGTGCATGGGGCCGGGTATGAGCCAGAAGAAGCGCCTGAGCGCGATCATGGGCGCGCCGATCCAGACGGATGTGGCTTCGCCCGCACATCCCGATTCCTCAAAGACTTACCCCCCTGTGACAGGTGTCACACCCCCTCCCCTGGTGCCGGAGAAGCGACCCGCGGCGGCGCGCTCGATCGCTGCCATGTGGGCGGCGGCCCGTCCAGTGGTGGCGCAGGACGGGGCCGTGGTCGAACTCGATCCGAGCCTGTGCGAGCCATCCGCCATCGCCGACCGGGTGCCCGATGTGACGGACGCGACGTTCGACGCCTTCGTGGATCAGATCCGGGACGAAGGCCAGCATACGCCGATCCTCGTCCGCCGGCATCCGACCAAGTCTGACCGCTACGAGATCGCCTACGGGCGGCGTCGCACGCGGGCGGCCGCGGCGCTGGGCAAGCCGGTTCGCGCCGTCGTGCAGGATCTGACCGACGCCGAACTCGTGGTCGCACAGGGCTCCGAGAATCTGGCGCGCGAGGATCTCAGCTACATCGAGCGTGCCCACTTCGCCCGGAACATGGAGCGGGCCGGCATCGCGCGCGACCTGATCCTGAAGGCGATGGCCGTGCACCGGACCGAACTCGACCGCTATCTCGATATCGCGGAGAGCATCCCTGCCCCGGTTCTCTCGGCCATCGGCCCAGCTCCGAAAGTCGGTCGCCCTCGCTGGCTGACGCTGGCCGACCGGATCAGGGCGGCGAGCCCGGAGCGGATCGACGCCGCCCTCACCTCGCCGAAGCTGGCCGGCAAGCCCTCGGATGAGCGCTTCGCGGTGATCCTGACCGAACTCGCCGCGCCGCAGCCGCAGAAGGCGAAGCCGAAGGCCGAGACGCTGAAGGATCCCAGAGGCCTGAAATTCGCCCGCGTGGAGCGGAGCACGACCGGTCTGCGCCTGACGCTCGATGAGGCGATCGCGCCCGGCTTCGGGGATTACCTGGCCGACCGGCTGCCCGAACTCCTCGCCGCGTATCGAGCGAGCCGAGACTGACCACCTCAGGCGCCGCAGACCCAGGCGGCGTTCGGGAGATCGGGAGCGCACCGGCTGTGCCGGACGCACCGAGCGTCTTCTCTGCCGACGAGGGGCGCCGGCACGACCGGTCAGGATCGGTGCCGTGATGTTCCGCGGGCGCGCGTGCCCCGCGCCTGTTCGCACGGGGGATCGCGCCCTGATCGCTCGCCGGGAGGCGGTTCGCCCGAAGGGGAGGGCGCGCGGTGCCGCCGAGCGCTGGACCCGCCCGCGATCCCCGGACGCATCGCGGCCTCGCAGGGCAGATCCTGGTCGTGGAAGCGACGGAGCGTGCGGTCGCGTCGACGCGCCGAGCCCGGTCTGCGGTGAAGAGCAAGGGTCCAGGAGGCAGAGCACCGCCGCGCCCCCCGGCGAGGTCGCGGCGGTGGATCGTTGACGGACCGCGTGCCGGGCCCGGGCTTCATGATGGCAAGCTGCCAATCGCTCTAACGCGCTGGCACGCCCCGACAGGCGACGGACCGAAGCGCGACGCCTCCAGCCGGGAGAACGATCGCGTACTGTGGCCGCGAACTGCGTGGTCCGACGGAGGCGGGCGCTGCTGATCACCGCGGCCGACGATGTTGCCGCGCCAGCCGTCCCCGATCTCGATTTCCGGATCATCGGGACCGGTCCCGCCAATTCGAGGGGGACCCGTCGCCTGACTGGTCGGAACGGCGCCCGATATCGAACAGTGGGCTGCCGCAGTGGCCGGTCAGCCGAGGTGCGTCGGCCCCATCCCTCGTGTGCTTCCAGAGGATCCGGCCTTCGCGATCGATAGCCGCGTGAGAGCCTGCGAACCGCCGCCGCCTGCCGCCGCGCGGGCTCTCAACGCCGGAACGGAGAGCCTTCAGAGGGCAGGGGGCGCCGACAGATGATGCCCCGGAGCGCCATCTCTGAGGACAGCCGGAGAGGGCAGCCAGCCCCCTCCTCGGCCCCTTGGACCGCACCCGACCAGGGGAGGCGGCGTCGCTCGCCGCGAAGCTCTGCGACTGACCGCGGACACGGATGCGCGGTCGTTTAGAGATCGTTAGCCATATTTCCGCGGCCCTCCGTGCCGCTCCGGAACCGGCCCAGGATCATCGAGGCGCACATGCTCGGGGGAGGAGACCGGAACCACGTCCGAGGCCGCCCCGTCGGGATGACACCCGTCGGACCGGCCTCCTGACCGCTGCGCGACACGCCCGAACCCCTGGGACCTGTCGCGCAGCGGCACGGGTCAGTGAGGCCGGTCTCCGGATCCATGACCGGTGACGCCGCCGGCAGCGGATCCTGGACCGGCAGGGGAGGGGGGATATCCGTCTGGCCACTGCCCGCGGCTGAGCGCTCTTTCTGGCGGCCGATCCCGGTCGAGCCGTCAGCTGAGCCACGGCGGCGGATTCGGACGCACCGGTATCTCAGTCGACGCCGCACGCGAGGATGCCGCGCCGGCGCCGCTCGGCATCTTCCCGGGCCGCCTCCTGCCAGCTTTCCTCGGGCGGGGTGATCTCGACCGTGTCTTGGTCTCGGGTGGGCCGCTCGCCCGGGAGATAGAGACTGCGCGGGTCGGCGGACAGGGCACCGGTCGTCTCGGGATCGTCGCCGCAGTTTCCGTCCGGCCGACCAGCCTGGGCGAAGGCGGGACCAGCGCACACGATCATGACCGACGTGAAGGCGATGAGCGTTCTCATGATCGGTGTCTCGGCATCCGGGCGCGCTAGAGTGATCTCGGCTGGCAGCGGGCTGCGACGGCCGCGGGCCGACCGGCTTAGCGGAGAGTTCGTGCCAAGGCTCGGCGGCAGCTATGGGCCAG
This portion of the Methylobacterium sp. NMS14P genome encodes:
- the repC gene encoding plasmid replication protein RepC, with the translated sequence METVHSGGRPLTRAALAGRRRALEAGRTISRRELSAAGRDAAKALRLRPALRSILSALCAVWGEQEWERLVVWPSNEHLCAMTGLSERALRYGLRDLVALEVITPRDSANGKRFAIRAPGGAVIDAYGFDLTPIVARKGEWTDALAEATAREARRRRSFDLLTVRRRAVAEALSALRTRFPGTDAADLFAAQESLELSTPSRRTSSADPDLVLEAWGELQIMTEERFYQAASAGISSRHIEQDTGSPTDPCARAPEEEPGPVQLPEPGLVAAACPVAGEFGVKLRTEADVIEVGRLMRGGIGAHPSAWSEACEALGPFRASVLVLIVAQLHDDDVQRGEIRIRNPGGYFRQLVRLCSEGRYGLEAELMAMRRRKMT
- the repA gene encoding plasmid partitioning protein RepA encodes the protein MNQHLSGGPLAPAPNQTAGDDARLLGAKLREIASVVFSPSEAKTLRRFTSGEVARILGVTDSRIRQLSPDLLVSEPEVAPGGRRMYTLADIHALRAHLDEIDRVGRRYLPHRDPDKGEHLQIIACVNFKGGSGKTTTAAHLAQSLVLRGYRVLAVDLDPQASLSTLLGVRPENEREPYRTIYDAIRYGEERCGLGAVIRETYFTGLDLVPADLELEVFEFEAPNHMARRKANDPEPPFFVRAGLALEEVADRYDVVVIDCPPRLGYLTIAALCASTSLLITIHPQMLDVSSMRQFLTMMDELMEPVREQGGVRTHDWFRYLVTRFEPQDTPQTEVVAMLRGLFGERVLTKAMLQSAAVSNSGLRGQTVYETPLRRDEVTGSTYRRALDALDAVNSEIETLIARAWGRV
- the repB gene encoding plasmid partitioning protein RepB; amino-acid sequence: MGAPIQTDVASPAHPDSSKTYPPVTGVTPPPLVPEKRPAAARSIAAMWAAARPVVAQDGAVVELDPSLCEPSAIADRVPDVTDATFDAFVDQIRDEGQHTPILVRRHPTKSDRYEIAYGRRRTRAAAALGKPVRAVVQDLTDAELVVAQGSENLAREDLSYIERAHFARNMERAGIARDLILKAMAVHRTELDRYLDIAESIPAPVLSAIGPAPKVGRPRWLTLADRIRAASPERIDAALTSPKLAGKPSDERFAVILTELAAPQPQKAKPKAETLKDPRGLKFARVERSTTGLRLTLDEAIAPGFGDYLADRLPELLAAYRASRD